In Chryseobacterium gleum, a single genomic region encodes these proteins:
- a CDS encoding glycoside hydrolase family 3 protein translates to MKKLIYTSLFIVALISPKVKAQYQPKNASKEDLKKAQQWVDKTYKNLSQDEKLGQLFIVALYTNKGEDYISQVRNIVTNDKIGGLILMQDDAAREINLVNEFQQKSKVPLMIGMDAEWGLYQRIATAHKFPWAMTLGAIQDKNLVYQMAAKIAEDCHRMGINWDFAPVVDVNTNPDNPIIGNRSFGSEVSNVISSALSYSNGLQDNNILAAIKHFPGHGDTSTDSHLDLPVVSHNIDRLNTVELAPFKALMDKGIGGVMVAHLYVPNLESGKGIPASVSKNIITGLLKDKLGFKGLIITDALNMGAVANKYKPGELDAMAFKAGNDIMLFSQGVSEGKKLIQKAIDKGEIPQSRVEESVKKILLTKYFLGLTQYTPKNPENINTDLNNNSHTELVQNLYSNALTLLKDEKKLLPLTGKQIYYVPLEEAPYQTFANRLGNNVIIKKAGEITTIPAGSTVIVGLHKDNSTAYKPYKISSESKKILSDLTQNQNVILNVFGSAYALKDIDISKVSTVLVSYENNDDSMNATADALNGKTKIWGKLPVLVNDQLKPGMGIELNAVTSANTK, encoded by the coding sequence ATGAAGAAATTAATATATACTTCACTCTTTATTGTTGCATTGATAAGCCCTAAAGTTAAGGCGCAGTACCAGCCTAAAAATGCATCCAAAGAAGATTTGAAAAAGGCTCAGCAATGGGTTGATAAAACTTACAAAAATCTTTCTCAGGATGAAAAACTAGGACAGCTTTTTATTGTTGCACTGTATACCAATAAAGGAGAAGACTATATCAGCCAGGTAAGAAATATTGTTACAAATGATAAAATAGGCGGTCTGATTTTAATGCAGGATGATGCTGCAAGGGAAATCAATCTGGTGAATGAATTTCAGCAAAAATCTAAAGTTCCTCTCATGATCGGTATGGATGCAGAATGGGGATTGTATCAGAGAATTGCAACAGCTCACAAATTTCCATGGGCAATGACGTTAGGTGCCATTCAGGATAAAAACCTTGTCTACCAGATGGCAGCAAAAATTGCTGAAGATTGCCACAGGATGGGAATCAACTGGGATTTTGCTCCTGTAGTAGATGTGAATACCAACCCTGATAACCCGATTATCGGTAACAGAAGTTTCGGATCTGAAGTGAGCAATGTAATCAGCTCTGCTCTATCCTACTCTAACGGTCTTCAGGATAACAATATATTAGCCGCTATCAAACATTTCCCGGGTCATGGGGATACCAGCACAGATTCTCATCTTGATCTTCCTGTAGTTTCTCATAATATTGACAGACTTAATACAGTAGAGCTGGCACCATTCAAAGCTCTGATGGACAAAGGAATTGGCGGTGTAATGGTTGCTCATTTATACGTTCCGAATTTAGAATCAGGAAAAGGGATTCCCGCTTCTGTTTCCAAGAATATCATTACCGGTTTACTTAAGGACAAACTGGGCTTCAAAGGCTTAATCATTACAGATGCATTAAATATGGGTGCTGTAGCCAACAAATATAAACCAGGTGAACTGGATGCTATGGCCTTTAAAGCAGGAAATGATATTATGCTTTTCTCACAAGGGGTTTCTGAAGGTAAAAAACTAATTCAGAAAGCTATAGATAAGGGTGAGATCCCTCAATCCAGAGTAGAGGAAAGTGTGAAAAAGATCTTACTGACCAAGTATTTCCTTGGTCTGACTCAATATACTCCTAAAAATCCTGAAAACATCAATACAGATCTTAATAATAATTCTCATACCGAATTGGTACAGAATCTTTATTCCAATGCTTTGACTTTATTAAAGGATGAAAAGAAACTGCTGCCTCTTACCGGAAAGCAAATATATTACGTTCCTCTGGAAGAAGCACCTTACCAGACTTTTGCCAACAGACTAGGGAATAATGTGATCATTAAAAAAGCCGGAGAAATTACTACTATTCCGGCAGGTTCTACAGTAATCGTAGGTTTACATAAAGATAATTCAACAGCTTATAAGCCTTATAAAATTTCTTCAGAATCTAAAAAAATACTTTCTGATCTTACTCAGAATCAAAATGTAATTCTGAATGTTTTCGGAAGCGCTTATGCATTGAAGGATATTGATATTTCCAAAGTTTCAACAGTTCTTGTCTCTTATGAAAACAATGACGATTCTATGAATGCCACTGCTGATGCTTTAAATGGGAAAACAAAAATATGGGGAAAACTTCCGGTACTGGTTAACGACCAATTAAAACCGGGAATGGGCATAGAGCTTAATGCAGTAACCTCTGCAAACACCAAATAA
- the bshA gene encoding N-acetyl-alpha-D-glucosaminyl L-malate synthase BshA, with the protein MKIGILCYPTYGGSGIVATELGMSLANKGYEVHFISSALPARLDITNPNIFFHRVNVQTYPLFQYQPYDIALSSMIYRVVNLYKLDLLHAHYAIPYAYAAFTAKQMLKEDNNDVPLVTTLHGTDITLVGQHPSYKHAVEFSINQSDAITSVSESLKKDTLQFFNIKKEIQVITNFIDNSEFDDCTECQRTQFANPDEKILIHVSNLRPVKRVDEVLQIFKNVEKKVKSKLIIIGEGPDMEKVNQFLEENPDLISKIRLLGKVNDLYKILQLSDVFLLPSEQESFGLAALEAMAAYTPVISSNAGGIPEVNIQGETGYLAEIGNVEAMSNYTIKLLSNDELLAKMKQNAKDQAIKFDLKNILPIYEKMYRTTIENFNKELTKV; encoded by the coding sequence ATGAAAATAGGCATACTTTGCTATCCGACATACGGAGGAAGCGGAATTGTAGCAACAGAATTAGGAATGTCACTTGCCAATAAAGGATATGAAGTACATTTCATCAGTTCTGCACTTCCTGCAAGATTAGACATCACCAACCCGAATATTTTCTTTCACAGGGTAAATGTTCAGACTTATCCGCTTTTCCAGTATCAGCCTTATGATATTGCACTGAGTTCGATGATCTACAGGGTTGTCAATCTTTATAAACTGGATCTTCTGCACGCACATTATGCTATTCCTTACGCATATGCAGCATTTACCGCAAAACAAATGCTTAAGGAAGACAATAATGATGTTCCTTTGGTAACGACCTTACATGGTACGGATATTACCCTTGTAGGCCAGCATCCAAGTTATAAGCATGCTGTAGAATTTTCGATCAATCAGTCTGATGCGATTACCTCAGTTTCTGAAAGCCTGAAAAAAGATACCCTTCAGTTTTTCAATATCAAAAAAGAAATTCAGGTGATTACCAATTTTATCGACAATTCTGAATTTGATGACTGCACTGAGTGCCAGAGAACACAGTTTGCCAATCCTGATGAAAAGATCCTGATTCATGTATCTAACCTTCGTCCTGTAAAGCGTGTGGATGAAGTACTTCAGATTTTTAAAAATGTGGAGAAAAAGGTAAAATCCAAACTGATCATTATTGGTGAAGGTCCTGATATGGAAAAGGTCAATCAGTTCCTGGAAGAAAACCCGGATCTTATTTCCAAAATCCGTCTTTTAGGAAAAGTTAATGATCTTTATAAAATCTTACAGCTTTCAGACGTATTTTTACTTCCTTCCGAGCAGGAAAGCTTTGGTCTTGCAGCGCTGGAAGCCATGGCAGCTTATACTCCGGTCATCAGCTCTAACGCTGGAGGAATTCCTGAGGTAAACATTCAGGGAGAAACGGGATATCTTGCTGAAATCGGAAATGTGGAAGCGATGAGTAATTACACTATCAAACTGTTGAGCAATGATGAACTTTTAGCCAAAATGAAGCAAAATGCGAAAGATCAGGCAATAAAATTCGATTTGAAAAACATTCTTCCTATCTATGAGAAAATGTATAGAACAACCATAGAAAATTTTAATAAGGAGCTGACGAAAGTATAA
- a CDS encoding DUF2851 family protein — translation MTEKLLQYLWNYKVFKNFDFKDIEGNSVEIIHSGKWNKNAGPDFLDTTIRINGLLLAGNTELHVRSSDWIFHNHSQDPNYQNIILHVVFQHDMEIHEHTGKHIPTLELKNYIDENILWKYEKLINGDEFIPCEKIFDPKKIPVNFHEENILQKLDEKSSQLEQSLDQYKNNFEAVLFHSFAYSFGLKVNAHIFRQMAESIDYSIINKIRQNPLQLEALLFGVSGWLDDPQDGQMKIWKREFNFIKAKFSIPDLKFHPKFLRLRPPNFPTIRLSQLADLYKHQNLFSKIMEAKNADQLYAVFKSVKASEYWDFHFNFGNISKVQPKTLSKDFVDLLILNTVLPLKYTYYKYHHEETADEIIELYRTISAEKNIIITGWKKLGLNVTNALESQSLIYHHKTCCEFKNCLACGIGFKLLKE, via the coding sequence ATGACGGAAAAATTACTTCAATATCTTTGGAACTATAAGGTTTTCAAAAATTTTGACTTCAAGGATATTGAAGGAAATTCCGTTGAGATCATCCATTCCGGTAAATGGAATAAAAATGCCGGCCCTGATTTTCTTGATACCACAATCAGGATCAACGGATTACTTCTCGCAGGAAATACAGAACTGCATGTCCGTTCCTCAGACTGGATTTTTCACAATCATTCACAGGATCCCAATTATCAGAATATCATTCTTCATGTTGTCTTTCAGCATGACATGGAAATTCATGAACATACCGGAAAGCATATTCCCACTTTGGAACTTAAAAATTATATTGATGAAAATATCCTTTGGAAGTATGAAAAGCTTATCAACGGAGACGAATTTATTCCCTGTGAAAAAATCTTTGATCCGAAAAAAATCCCGGTCAACTTTCATGAAGAGAATATTCTGCAAAAGCTGGATGAGAAATCCTCTCAGCTTGAGCAAAGCTTAGATCAATACAAAAATAATTTTGAGGCTGTCTTATTCCACAGCTTTGCCTATTCATTTGGGTTAAAGGTAAACGCTCATATTTTCCGGCAAATGGCAGAAAGTATCGATTACAGCATTATTAATAAAATCCGTCAGAACCCGCTTCAGCTTGAAGCCCTGTTATTCGGAGTTTCCGGGTGGCTTGATGATCCTCAGGATGGTCAGATGAAAATATGGAAAAGAGAGTTTAATTTCATTAAAGCCAAATTTTCTATTCCTGATTTAAAATTTCATCCGAAATTTTTAAGGTTAAGACCTCCCAATTTCCCCACCATCCGATTGTCACAATTAGCAGACCTGTATAAACATCAGAATTTATTTTCAAAGATTATGGAAGCTAAGAATGCAGATCAGCTATATGCTGTTTTCAAATCTGTAAAAGCTTCAGAATACTGGGACTTTCATTTCAATTTCGGAAATATTTCCAAAGTGCAGCCTAAAACATTGAGTAAAGATTTTGTTGATCTTCTTATTCTGAACACTGTACTTCCTTTAAAGTATACTTACTATAAATATCATCATGAGGAAACTGCAGATGAAATCATTGAATTGTACAGAACTATTTCTGCGGAGAAAAACATAATTATTACAGGTTGGAAAAAGCTTGGATTAAATGTGACCAATGCTTTGGAAAGCCAAAGTCTGATTTACCATCACAAGACCTGTTGTGAATTCAAAAACTGTCTGGCCTGCGGCATAGGATTTAAACTTTTAAAGGAATAA
- the ribA gene encoding GTP cyclohydrolase II, with the protein MIKIQAEANVPTEHGTFRMIAFSENENDWMPHMAIIAENTDFSKPVNVRFHSECITGEVFHSKKCECGQQLDAAMKYIHENGGIIIYLRQEGRNIGIINKLKAYSLQEKGLDTVQANLQLGLPADDRNFGVAIEILNLLDVKDINLLTNNPEKVKYVVDSNIHLNSRVPLQIPANEISKGYLQTKKDFFGHLLDDNDN; encoded by the coding sequence ATGATTAAAATTCAGGCGGAAGCCAATGTTCCTACAGAGCACGGTACTTTCCGAATGATAGCTTTCTCCGAAAACGAAAATGACTGGATGCCTCATATGGCCATTATTGCGGAAAACACAGATTTCTCAAAGCCTGTCAATGTTCGTTTCCACTCAGAATGTATTACCGGGGAAGTTTTCCATTCAAAAAAATGTGAATGCGGCCAGCAACTGGATGCTGCAATGAAATATATCCATGAAAACGGTGGAATTATCATCTACCTTCGTCAGGAAGGAAGAAACATCGGGATTATCAACAAGCTGAAAGCTTACTCACTACAGGAAAAAGGATTGGATACCGTACAGGCCAATCTTCAGCTTGGTCTTCCTGCAGACGACAGAAACTTTGGAGTAGCCATTGAAATTCTTAATCTGTTGGATGTAAAAGATATCAATCTTTTGACCAATAATCCTGAAAAGGTAAAATATGTTGTAGACAGCAATATTCACCTTAATTCGAGAGTACCACTACAGATTCCTGCGAATGAAATAAGCAAAGGATACCTGCAGACAAAAAAAGACTTCTTTGGACATCTTCTGGATGACAATGATAACTAA